From a single Longimicrobium sp. genomic region:
- a CDS encoding radical SAM protein, producing MKPTIDMQVSPYDRGAPETPVTLVKLGYTPGQRWVPSRYNARTVVEDGRLILWNTFTGAISVFGARDADRVLAWLDSGGSRGKLDSTGEYLHRRGYLVRDTVSEMDRFRYRWAQEQWRTDKLELILLTSEDCNFRCVYCYEKFARGTMTPEVRQGLMALTRNRAPTLRELQVSWFGGEPLYGWEAVEELAPVFHDVSRQHGIHYRQHMTTNGYLLTEERATRLLGWGLRDWQITIDGLPEDHDCKRVGRDGSGTYSTILDNLRSLRDRRGEEFKVKVRVNFDHRNFPRLGAFLEALSEDFAGDPRFVLRFRAVGKWGGSNDDNLDTCGLGEDRRVAQMLQKKADEVGLTQEGGIHQMATLGSGVCYAARPYSFIVGAHGDLMKCTVALYEEASNVVGKVLPDGTLELKDDHMLRWVNPAYETDQLCQHCHVLPVCQGAHCPLTRITDNRRTCCGIKGTLKQEMRFTLAEHDRARAAAAAPALAAAQA from the coding sequence ATGAAGCCGACCATCGACATGCAGGTGTCGCCGTACGACCGCGGCGCGCCCGAGACGCCCGTGACGCTGGTCAAGCTCGGCTACACGCCGGGCCAGCGCTGGGTGCCCTCGCGCTACAACGCGCGCACGGTGGTCGAGGACGGCCGGCTCATCCTGTGGAACACCTTCACCGGCGCCATCAGCGTGTTCGGCGCGCGCGACGCCGACCGCGTGCTGGCCTGGCTGGACTCGGGCGGCAGCCGCGGCAAGCTGGACTCCACCGGCGAGTACCTGCACCGGCGCGGCTACCTCGTGCGCGACACGGTCAGCGAGATGGACCGCTTCCGCTACCGCTGGGCGCAGGAGCAGTGGAGGACCGACAAGCTCGAGCTGATCCTGCTGACCAGCGAGGACTGCAACTTCCGCTGCGTCTACTGCTACGAGAAGTTCGCCCGCGGCACCATGACGCCCGAGGTGCGCCAGGGGCTGATGGCGCTGACGCGGAACCGCGCCCCCACGCTGCGCGAGCTGCAGGTGTCGTGGTTCGGCGGCGAGCCGCTGTACGGGTGGGAGGCGGTGGAGGAGCTGGCGCCGGTGTTCCACGACGTCTCGCGCCAGCACGGGATACACTACCGCCAGCACATGACCACCAACGGCTACCTCCTCACCGAGGAGCGGGCCACCAGGCTGCTGGGGTGGGGGCTGCGCGACTGGCAGATCACCATCGACGGCCTCCCCGAGGACCACGACTGCAAGCGCGTGGGGCGCGACGGCAGCGGCACCTACTCCACCATCCTCGACAACCTGCGCTCGCTGCGCGATCGCCGCGGCGAGGAGTTCAAGGTCAAGGTCCGCGTCAACTTCGACCACAGGAACTTCCCCCGCCTGGGCGCCTTCCTCGAGGCACTGTCCGAGGACTTCGCCGGCGACCCGCGCTTCGTGCTGCGCTTCCGCGCCGTGGGCAAGTGGGGCGGGAGCAACGACGACAACCTCGACACCTGCGGGCTGGGCGAGGACCGCCGGGTGGCGCAGATGCTCCAGAAGAAGGCCGACGAGGTGGGGCTCACGCAGGAGGGCGGGATCCACCAGATGGCCACGCTGGGCAGCGGCGTGTGCTACGCCGCGCGCCCGTACTCCTTCATCGTGGGCGCGCACGGCGACCTGATGAAGTGCACGGTGGCGCTGTACGAGGAGGCCAGCAACGTGGTGGGGAAGGTGCTTCCCGACGGCACCCTGGAGCTGAAGGACGACCACATGCTCCGCTGGGTGAACCCCGCCTACGAGACCGACCAGCTCTGCCAGCACTGCCACGTCCTGCCGGTGTGCCAGGGCGCGCACTGCCCGCTCACCCGCATCACCG
- a CDS encoding sigma 54-interacting transcriptional regulator, which produces MSPRTHPAGPVPPAGALSPLAEAVRLRSVESWGAAHAVTLIGRDAALLESQRKLERFAASSAPILLTGETGTGKELFARALYLLGPRRGRPFVRVNCAQYHDGNLMASELFGHRKGSFTGAVNDHRGIFEEASGGVVFLDEVGELSPAAQAMLLRALSEGEVVPVGGSVVRYVDVRVIAATSRDLRPMVEAGTFREDLFYRLRYFWIHVPALRERGTDWELISTHCLAGLASHGSCKTLSSEAHDLLGRYHWPGNVRELNGLIDMGFHLAEGREITVDELIPALESSAAHAAPAPGGNGHAPAGSNGHAPAPRPGGDAAAEAWERMSRGGESFWDVVREPFMEREISRGEVRAILQRGLAESNGSYKRLLRRIGVDAADYLKFMDFLRHHRLKPESFSRQAG; this is translated from the coding sequence GTGAGCCCGCGCACCCACCCTGCCGGACCCGTACCCCCCGCCGGCGCGCTCTCGCCGCTGGCCGAGGCGGTGCGCCTGCGCTCGGTGGAAAGCTGGGGCGCGGCCCACGCCGTCACGCTCATCGGCCGCGACGCCGCGCTCCTCGAGTCGCAGCGCAAGCTCGAGCGCTTCGCCGCCTCCAGCGCGCCCATCCTGCTCACCGGCGAGACGGGGACGGGAAAGGAGCTGTTCGCCCGCGCCCTGTACCTCCTGGGCCCGCGCCGGGGACGCCCGTTCGTGCGCGTGAACTGCGCGCAGTACCACGACGGCAACCTGATGGCCAGCGAGCTGTTCGGCCACCGCAAGGGCAGCTTCACAGGCGCGGTGAACGACCACCGCGGGATCTTCGAGGAAGCCAGCGGGGGCGTGGTGTTCCTGGACGAGGTGGGCGAGCTGTCGCCCGCCGCGCAGGCCATGCTCCTGCGCGCGCTCAGCGAGGGCGAGGTCGTCCCCGTCGGGGGATCGGTGGTGCGCTACGTGGACGTGCGGGTGATCGCCGCCACCAGCCGCGACCTGCGGCCGATGGTGGAGGCGGGCACCTTCCGCGAGGACCTGTTCTATCGCCTGCGCTACTTCTGGATCCACGTTCCCGCGCTGCGCGAGCGGGGGACCGACTGGGAGCTCATCTCCACCCACTGCCTGGCGGGGCTGGCCTCGCACGGCAGCTGCAAGACGCTGTCGTCCGAGGCGCACGACCTGCTGGGGCGCTACCACTGGCCCGGCAACGTGCGCGAGCTGAACGGGCTGATCGACATGGGCTTCCACCTGGCCGAGGGGCGCGAGATCACCGTCGACGAGCTGATCCCCGCGCTGGAGAGCTCTGCCGCGCACGCGGCGCCGGCGCCCGGCGGCAACGGCCACGCGCCCGCCGGGAGCAACGGCCACGCCCCCGCCCCCCGTCCCGGCGGCGACGCGGCGGCCGAGGCGTGGGAGCGCATGTCGCGCGGCGGCGAGAGCTTCTGGGACGTGGTGCGCGAGCCGTTCATGGAGCGCGAGATCAGCCGCGGCGAGGTGCGCGCGATCCTGCAGCGCGGTCTGGCCGAGAGCAACGGCAGCTACAAGCGCCTGCTCCGCCGCATCGGCGTGGACGCGGCCGACTATCTCAAGTTCATGGACTTCCTCCGCCATCACCGCCTGAAGCCGGAGTCCTTCTCGCGCCAGGCCGGGTGA
- a CDS encoding ABC transporter substrate-binding protein yields the protein MRTFRSLPGARIAAALAALAALATLQACGGTADPAAERLRRAESGKGDVVIGAAWPWAARSQLLYRQGLDMAVDEVNARGGVLHRRIRILAADDHESVDEGRLVAQRFAEDPGVVAVIGHLQSYVTIPAAPIYDLAGVVLLAPAATDPELTRSRYAHVFRGTFSDVAAGAQLADVAHRRGWRSIAIYYVRNAYGRSLANAFEEHAGELGIRIAARQSYDPNAAPGASALDPLLDEWKQLDFDAILLAGETPHAATFLSETRRRGITQPVLGGDALGVPDLMAAGAAAEGTTIVAAFHPDAPRDEVRRFGAAFRARYGRPPDAAAALGYDAVRVLADAIARAGSTAPDRVAAALHATRGWAGVTGPFTYDANGDLPTKPITTITVQGGRFVYLDYAAGTAAPPPETLAARGQR from the coding sequence ATGCGCACGTTCCGCTCGCTCCCCGGCGCCCGCATCGCCGCCGCGCTCGCCGCACTGGCGGCGCTGGCTACGCTGCAGGCGTGCGGCGGCACCGCCGACCCCGCGGCCGAGCGCCTCCGCCGCGCCGAGTCCGGCAAGGGCGACGTCGTCATCGGCGCGGCGTGGCCGTGGGCCGCGCGCAGCCAGCTCCTCTACCGCCAGGGGCTCGACATGGCGGTCGACGAGGTCAACGCCAGGGGCGGCGTCCTCCACCGGCGCATCCGCATCCTCGCGGCCGACGACCACGAATCCGTCGACGAGGGCCGCCTCGTGGCCCAGCGCTTCGCCGAGGACCCCGGCGTCGTTGCCGTGATCGGCCATCTCCAGTCGTACGTGACCATCCCCGCCGCGCCCATCTACGACCTGGCGGGCGTCGTCCTCCTCGCGCCCGCGGCGACCGATCCCGAGCTCACGCGCTCGCGCTACGCGCACGTCTTCCGCGGCACCTTCAGCGACGTGGCCGCGGGGGCGCAGCTGGCCGACGTCGCGCACCGCCGCGGCTGGCGCAGCATCGCCATCTACTACGTGCGCAACGCCTACGGCCGCTCGCTGGCCAACGCCTTCGAGGAGCACGCCGGCGAGCTGGGGATCCGCATCGCCGCGCGGCAGAGCTACGACCCCAACGCCGCGCCCGGCGCCTCGGCGCTCGATCCCCTGCTCGACGAGTGGAAGCAGCTGGACTTCGACGCCATCCTTCTGGCCGGCGAGACGCCGCACGCCGCCACCTTCCTGTCCGAGACGCGACGCCGCGGCATCACCCAGCCCGTGCTGGGCGGCGACGCGCTCGGCGTTCCCGACCTGATGGCCGCCGGGGCCGCGGCCGAGGGAACGACGATCGTGGCGGCCTTCCACCCCGACGCGCCGCGCGACGAGGTGCGCCGCTTCGGCGCCGCCTTCCGCGCGCGCTACGGCCGCCCGCCCGACGCCGCCGCCGCGCTGGGCTACGACGCCGTCCGCGTCCTGGCCGACGCCATCGCCCGCGCGGGGAGCACCGCGCCCGACCGCGTGGCCGCCGCGCTGCACGCCACCCGCGGCTGGGCGGGCGTCACCGGCCCCTTCACCTACGACGCCAACGGCGACCTCCCCACCAAGCCCATCACCACCATCACCGTGCAGGGCGGCCGCTTCGTTTACCTCGACTACGCGGCCGGCACCGCCGCGCCCCCGCCCGAGACGCTGGCCGCGCGGGGGCAGCGGTGA